GCACTGGCTTCGCTGGTTAAAAGATGTGCTGGAAGCCAAAGAAGAACTGGCTGGCTTCGGCGCTCTGAGCAAAATCAAAGCGCAGAATCGTGGCTTGATTCCAAGCAATGCGTGCGCCGATACCGTAGTTCCATCGGTAATCCGTGAAGCCAAAGTCTTGCAGTCTATCCCATACTCTGCCAAGGTCTAAGAAGGGCGTGATGCCGAAGGAAAAGGTTTGACCAAGAAACTGCAGTTTGAAAAACTTGGCACGCATTTCGAGATTGACCAGCGCAGTGAGCGGTCCCGTGAAGCGATACTCACGGAAACCGCGCAGCGAG
The genomic region above belongs to Chloroherpetonaceae bacterium and contains:
- a CDS encoding BamA/TamA family outer membrane protein, which codes for SLRGFREYRFTGPLTALVNLEMRAKFFKLQFLGQTFSFGITPFLDLGRVWDRLQDFGFTDYRWNYGIGARIAWNQATILRFDFAQSAEASQFFFGFQHIF